In a genomic window of Pseudorasbora parva isolate DD20220531a chromosome 24, ASM2467924v1, whole genome shotgun sequence:
- the LOC137063810 gene encoding uncharacterized protein yields MSEKQEVNHYTWAPTPAPHWTPTPAPHPGPLHLLHPGPLHLLHTGPRHLHPTQGPYTCSTQGPYTCSTLGPNTCSTLDPDTCSTLDPDTCPTLGPYTCSTLDPDTCSTLDPYTCSTLDPYTCSTLDPDTCSPLDPYTCSTLGPYTCSTLDPDTCSSLDPDTSSTLDPDTCSTLGPYTCSTLDPDTCSTLDPDTCSTLDPDTYSTLDPDTCSTLGPYTCSTLDPDTCCTLGPYTCSTLDPDTCSTLDPDTCTPPWAPTPAPHWTPIPAPHWTPIPAPHWTPIPAPHWTSIPAPHWSPMPAPHWTTIPTPPWGPTPAPPWTPIPAPPWGPTPAPHWTPTHAPHWTPIPAPHWTPIPAPHWSTMPAPHWTPTHAPHWTPIPAPHWSPMPAPHWTPVPAPHWTPTPAPHWTPTPAPHWTPIPAPPWTPITAPPWAPTPAPPWTPIPAPPWAPMPAPPWAPMPAPPWTLIPAPPWAPTHAPPWTPITAPPWAPIPAPPWAPTPTLGPYTCPTLGPYACSTLGPYTCPTLGPYTCSTLGPYTCSTLGPYTCPTLSPYTCPNLGPYTCSTLGPYTCSTLGPYTCPTLDPDTCSTLDPDTCPTLGP; encoded by the exons ATGAGTGAGAAACAAGA AGTCAATCATTACACCTGGGCCCCTACACCTGCTCCACACTGGACCCCGACACCTGCACCCCATCCTGGGCCCCTACACCTGCTCCACCCTGGGCCCCTACACCTGCTCCACACTGGACCCCGACACCTGCACCCCACCCAGGGCCCCTACACCTGCTCCACCCAGGGCCCCTACACCTGCTCCACCCTGGGCCCCAACACCTGCTCCACACTGGACCCCGATACCTGCTCCACACTGGACCCCGATACCTGCCCCACACTGGGCCCCTACACCTGCTCCACACTGGACCCCGATACCTGCTCCACACTGGACCCCTACACCTGCTCCACACTGGACCCCTACACCTGCTCCACACTGGACCCCGATACCTGCTCCCCACTGGACCCCTACACCTGCTCCACATTGGGCCCCTACACCTGCTCCACACTGGACCCCGATACCTGCTCCTCACTGGACCCCGATACCAGCTCCACACTGGACCCCGATACCTGCTCCACACTGGGCCCCTACACCTGCTCCACACTGGACCCCGATACCTGCTCCACACTGGACCCTGATACCTGCTCCACACTGGACCCCGATACCTACTCCACACTGGACCCCGATACCTGCTCCACACTGGGCCCCTACACCTGCTCCACACTGGACCCCGATACCTGCTGCACACTGGGCCCCTACACCTGCTCCACACTGGACCCCGATACCTGCTCCACACTGGACCCCGACACCTGCACCCCACCCTGGGCCCCTACACCTGCTCCACACTGGACCCCGATACCTGCTCCACACTGGACCCCGATACCTGCTCCACACTGGACCCCGATACCTGCTCCACACTGGACCTCGATACCTGCTCCACACTGGTCCCCGATGCCTGCTCCACACTGGACCACGATACCTACTCCACCCTGGGGCCCTACACCTGCTCCACCCTGGACCCCGATACCTGCTCCACCCTGGGGCCCTACGCCTGCTCCACACTGGACCCCTACACATGCTCCACACTGGACCCCGATACCTGCTCCACACTGGACCCCGATACCTGCTCCACACTGGTCCACGATGCCTGCTCCACACTGGACCCCTACACATGCTCCACACTGGACCCCGATACCTGCTCCACACTGGTCCCCGATGCCTGCTCCACACTGGACCCCGGTACCTGCTCCACACTGGACCCCTACACCTGCTCCACACTGGACCCCTACACCTGCTCCACACTGGACCCCGATACCTGCTCCACCCTGGACCCCGATAACTGCCCCACCCTGGGCCCCTACGCCTGCTCCACCCTGGACCCCGATACCTGCTCCACCCTGGGCCCCTATGCCTGCCCCACCCTGGGCCCCTATGCCTGCTCCACCCTGGACCCTGATACCTGCCCCACCCTGGGCCCCTACACATGCTCCACCCTGGACCCCGATAACTGCCCCACCCTGGGCCCCTATACCTGCCCCACCCTGGGCCCCTAC TCCCACCCTGGGCCCCTACACCTGCCCCACCCTGGGCCCCTATGCCTGCTCCACCCTGGGCCCCTACACCTGCCCCACCCTGGGTCCCTACACCTGCTCCACACTAGGCCCCTACACCTGCTCCACACTGGGCCCCTACACCTGCCCCACCCTGAGCCCCTACACCTGCCCCAACCTGGGCCCCTACACCTGCTCCACCCTGGGCCCCTACACCTGCTCCACACTGGGCCCCTACACCTGCCCCACCCTGGACCCCGATACCTGCTCCACACTGGACCCCGATACCTGCCCCACCCTGGGCCCCTAG